A single window of Jiangella alkaliphila DNA harbors:
- a CDS encoding NucA/NucB deoxyribonuclease domain-containing protein, whose translation MITVVATTVLSIGAVAAPSSAESAVETPGGPMHGGRPAGSAEPLTYEDLLDPGNAQRFSGEVFADDLIDDGNSMRSAATPEECEEAWGDGPPYDEDFNPEWLWVVLSRNEACSLGSVGGVEPSRFVVYSAYQTAEMILSSNQMLVMLDIGPIIVSQGVNPRSDTLTIDVACVELADEVTCETSDGDGETRTLENWQNAVVLVTVNLEESTGFGDDHAAHSGLYISSDLHAGGDTAPPSPAPPVNQLLDFRCDKATYVSRPLGCVFHEFVPELVFDATETSTYEEAALHIQDALYAPERTVPNTGVRMPGRQDLDEPLRRNFYGNRSRTIVQNKCQELWPGYPAQGLECDEYPFASTYQNANYGPYSVRAIPALQNFDAGQVINALYRDQRLLDGDDFFVDVFGEEPNPGELTAEVTTAQHGYCYFETVGGAQFWYFSGPGETSGYYCYDGAQGQVSAENWLPSPDAEMVSALELRTSNEVHGLDDATTDCDPGTCNAALDTDDFTVTPLLGSESLPQMCVRASFDADYEAGLVQRWTEACIQPQGDAVRSQTNRVIGTTTPPR comes from the coding sequence ATGATCACCGTCGTCGCCACGACCGTGCTGAGCATCGGGGCCGTTGCAGCTCCGTCGTCAGCCGAATCCGCTGTCGAGACGCCCGGCGGGCCGATGCATGGCGGTCGGCCTGCAGGCAGCGCTGAACCGCTCACCTATGAGGATCTCCTCGACCCCGGAAATGCGCAGCGATTCTCCGGTGAGGTGTTCGCTGACGACCTCATCGATGACGGCAACTCGATGAGGTCGGCGGCGACCCCCGAAGAGTGCGAGGAAGCGTGGGGCGACGGGCCACCCTACGATGAGGACTTCAATCCAGAATGGCTCTGGGTGGTCCTTTCACGGAATGAGGCGTGCTCGCTTGGCTCGGTCGGCGGCGTCGAGCCAAGCCGGTTCGTGGTGTATTCGGCTTACCAAACTGCCGAAATGATCCTGTCATCGAATCAGATGCTGGTCATGTTGGATATCGGCCCGATCATTGTGAGCCAGGGCGTCAACCCTAGGTCGGACACCCTCACCATCGACGTTGCATGTGTCGAGCTCGCCGACGAGGTGACCTGCGAAACCAGTGACGGCGACGGCGAGACGAGGACGCTGGAGAATTGGCAGAACGCTGTCGTGCTCGTCACCGTCAACCTCGAAGAGTCAACAGGCTTCGGCGATGATCACGCCGCGCACAGCGGGCTCTACATCTCCAGCGACCTCCATGCCGGCGGGGACACCGCTCCGCCTTCGCCCGCGCCGCCGGTGAACCAGCTGCTGGACTTCCGCTGCGACAAGGCGACCTACGTCTCCCGCCCGCTCGGGTGTGTCTTCCACGAGTTCGTGCCTGAGTTGGTCTTCGACGCCACCGAGACGTCGACGTACGAAGAGGCCGCCCTACACATCCAGGATGCCCTGTACGCCCCGGAGCGGACCGTTCCGAACACTGGCGTGCGCATGCCAGGACGCCAGGATCTCGACGAACCGCTGCGCCGAAATTTCTACGGGAACCGGAGCCGCACGATCGTTCAGAACAAGTGCCAGGAACTCTGGCCGGGCTATCCGGCTCAGGGCCTCGAATGCGATGAGTACCCGTTCGCAAGCACCTACCAGAACGCCAACTACGGCCCGTACAGCGTCAGGGCGATACCCGCGCTACAGAACTTCGACGCGGGCCAGGTGATCAACGCCCTCTACCGCGACCAGCGGCTACTGGATGGCGACGACTTCTTCGTCGATGTCTTCGGTGAGGAGCCCAACCCCGGCGAGCTCACAGCTGAGGTCACCACCGCACAGCACGGCTACTGCTACTTCGAGACGGTCGGAGGCGCGCAGTTCTGGTACTTCAGCGGACCGGGCGAGACGAGCGGCTACTACTGCTACGACGGCGCACAGGGGCAGGTGTCAGCGGAGAACTGGCTGCCGAGCCCGGACGCTGAGATGGTCAGCGCCCTCGAGCTTCGAACAAGCAACGAGGTCCACGGCCTCGACGACGCCACCACCGACTGTGATCCCGGCACCTGCAATGCAGCGCTGGACACGGACGACTTCACCGTGACACCGCTGCTGGGAAGCGAATCGCTACCGCAGATGTGCGTCAGGGCCAGCTTCGATGCCGACTACGAAGCCGGCCTCGTCCAACGCTGGACAGAGGCATGCATCCAACCCCAGGGCGACGCCGTCCGATCGCAGACCAATCGCGTCATCGGCACAACAACGCCCCCGCGCTGA
- a CDS encoding DNA processing protein DprA — MTSLTHDASLILRIVSDGDRERLARIALAMIPANADEPMPSPEGGEAESRLRVLLTHDPHCLDAGRFRAVLNATAEQGLDVLIPGDDGWPISSVDTRGELWPPGLSDLRANQPVALWARGDITLLTRPMAIRVVLTGSRAASHYGERVASDITHDLAKSGYILTTGGQFGIDAAAHRAAASLDAPSIAVLPAGLDRLHPTAHGQLFDSVIDTGGLLLTEAAPGTPATRAAILRRGRIMAALARTTVIVEAAERSATLPIAQQAIALWRVVGAVPGPVTSATSAGCHQLLKDGDTHLITNANDIIDLIDRPKS, encoded by the coding sequence ATGACTAGCCTGACCCACGACGCCAGCCTCATCCTGCGCATCGTGTCCGACGGTGACCGCGAACGCCTGGCCCGAATCGCTCTGGCCATGATCCCCGCGAACGCCGACGAGCCCATGCCCAGCCCGGAGGGCGGGGAGGCTGAGTCCCGGCTGCGCGTCCTGCTGACCCACGACCCGCACTGCCTGGACGCAGGACGCTTCCGAGCCGTTCTAAACGCCACCGCCGAGCAGGGTCTCGACGTGCTCATCCCCGGCGACGACGGTTGGCCGATCAGTTCAGTCGACACGCGCGGCGAGCTCTGGCCGCCGGGACTGTCCGACCTCCGCGCGAACCAACCCGTCGCCTTGTGGGCGCGAGGCGACATCACGCTGCTCACCCGGCCGATGGCCATCCGGGTCGTTCTGACCGGCTCCCGGGCGGCCAGCCACTACGGGGAGCGCGTCGCCAGCGACATCACCCACGACCTTGCAAAGAGCGGCTACATCCTCACCACGGGCGGCCAGTTCGGCATCGACGCCGCAGCACATAGGGCAGCCGCAAGCCTGGACGCGCCGAGTATCGCAGTCCTGCCCGCCGGTCTCGACCGGTTACACCCCACCGCCCACGGCCAGCTCTTCGACAGCGTCATCGACACTGGCGGGCTGCTGCTCACCGAAGCCGCACCGGGCACGCCAGCAACACGAGCAGCGATCCTGCGGCGCGGTCGCATCATGGCCGCGCTGGCGCGCACGACCGTCATCGTCGAAGCCGCCGAACGTTCAGCAACCCTGCCGATCGCGCAGCAGGCCATCGCCCTATGGCGGGTCGTCGGCGCGGTCCCCGGGCCGGTCACCAGCGCTACCAGCGCCGGATGCCACCAGCTCCTCAAGGACGGCGACACCCACCTGATCACAAACGCCAACGACATCATCGACCTCATCGACCGCCCGAAGTCCTGA
- a CDS encoding ParB/RepB/Spo0J family partition protein → MTTQTMSAEAAATPEMHAAGLDQVVHLDPHTLVLEDNIRTKVKMPRWFLASVRQNGVITPLIAHPGPGGTVVVRDGQMRTLAAREVGCPTVPVWIVDRDDERRLRIIEQYITGVHRLALSERDKADAWRQLSLDGMSVTAISRQTGAKREDIRTGIAVADHETAAAAVADYDLTLDQAAVLIELDDDPDAVAKLREVAKTQPEDFDHAAQRARNAKTRRDELDQARADLEAKGYTIIDRPTHDDDTTVALDQLQTANGQHLTEKNYAGKPGHAVAVTNRYGYLDIAHFVVDWRTHGLRKIGSTGTVVGGKLTEAEKAQRRQVIANNQAWDAAETVRREWLTKLLARKRLPADAAAIAAMILTTHTGRVARAATDDHQMAATLLGQETRLGERPLTDLVSKTPSKAGHVILAIALGAMEDATSRYTWRNPTPADRDYLNQLTAWGYTLSDVEQIVTADPEQGSQDPTEPSSDDHEPQPDDPAADADAEDPEYEDTDADGRESADAGEARHEDEDPDEGQDEGEDPGDDGDLEGDGGDA, encoded by the coding sequence ATGACCACCCAGACGATGAGCGCCGAGGCCGCCGCGACACCGGAAATGCACGCCGCCGGGCTCGACCAGGTCGTGCACCTCGACCCGCACACCCTGGTCCTGGAAGACAACATCCGCACCAAGGTGAAGATGCCGCGCTGGTTCCTCGCCTCCGTCCGGCAGAACGGCGTGATCACGCCACTGATCGCCCACCCAGGACCCGGCGGCACCGTCGTGGTCCGCGATGGCCAGATGCGCACCCTCGCCGCCCGCGAGGTCGGCTGCCCCACCGTCCCGGTGTGGATCGTCGACCGCGACGACGAACGACGCCTGCGGATCATCGAGCAATACATCACTGGTGTGCATCGCCTCGCCCTCAGCGAGCGCGACAAGGCCGACGCCTGGCGTCAGCTCTCCCTTGACGGGATGAGCGTGACCGCGATCTCCCGCCAAACAGGCGCGAAGCGTGAAGACATCCGGACCGGTATCGCCGTCGCGGACCACGAGACGGCGGCAGCCGCCGTCGCCGACTACGACCTGACGCTGGACCAGGCCGCCGTCCTGATCGAGCTGGACGACGACCCCGACGCCGTCGCGAAACTACGTGAGGTCGCCAAGACCCAGCCCGAGGACTTCGACCACGCCGCCCAGCGCGCCCGCAACGCCAAGACCCGCCGCGACGAGCTGGACCAGGCGAGGGCCGACCTGGAAGCCAAGGGCTACACGATCATCGACCGGCCCACCCACGACGACGACACCACCGTCGCGCTGGACCAGCTTCAGACCGCGAACGGGCAACACCTCACCGAGAAGAACTACGCCGGGAAGCCCGGCCACGCCGTCGCCGTCACCAACCGCTACGGCTACCTCGACATCGCACACTTCGTGGTCGACTGGCGCACTCACGGCCTGCGCAAGATCGGCTCCACCGGCACCGTCGTCGGGGGCAAGCTCACTGAGGCAGAGAAGGCACAACGCCGCCAGGTCATCGCGAACAATCAGGCATGGGACGCCGCCGAGACCGTGCGGCGGGAATGGCTGACCAAGCTGCTCGCCCGCAAGCGCCTGCCCGCCGACGCCGCAGCCATCGCCGCCATGATCCTCACCACCCACACCGGGCGCGTCGCGCGGGCCGCCACCGACGACCACCAGATGGCGGCCACCCTGCTCGGGCAGGAGACCCGTCTGGGTGAGCGCCCGCTGACCGACCTCGTCAGCAAGACGCCCTCCAAGGCCGGGCACGTCATCCTGGCCATCGCGCTCGGCGCGATGGAAGACGCCACAAGCCGCTACACCTGGCGCAACCCCACCCCGGCCGACCGGGACTACCTCAACCAGCTCACCGCCTGGGGCTACACCCTCTCCGACGTCGAGCAGATCGTCACCGCCGACCCCGAACAGGGCAGCCAGGACCCCACCGAACCGTCCAGCGACGACCACGAGCCGCAGCCCGACGACCCGGCCGCCGACGCCGATGCCGAAGACCCCGAGTACGAGGACACCGACGCCGACGGCCGCGAGTCCGCTGACGCCGGGGAAGCCCGCCACGAGGACGAGGACCCGGACGAGGGACAGGACGAGGGAGAAGACCCCGGCGACGACGGCGACCTCGAAGGCGATGGCGGGGACGCCTGA